The Prochlorococcus sp. MIT 1300 genome has a window encoding:
- a CDS encoding serine hydrolase, whose translation MAFYRSDPAMKSHLEKVLHRFTAEGRPGLTDSIAITWIRYETQIPVPGSGLGTGFSDLRPLYPASVVKLFYAVAIEAWLKKDLILDNEELRRAMQEMIAQSSNDATSLIVDLLTGTTSGPSIKSLKPERWESWVKQRNLINNWLNSLNWPELEAVNCCQKTWNDGPFGREKDFYGAGNKNRNLLTTAGTARMLEGIMTNNMISAQASKRLKTILSRSIDLSQRKSDPENQVDGFLGEGLPIGSRLWSKAGWMSQARHDAAWWSPPHGKPMMLVVFCQGRERAKDSFLLPALAHELNKLH comes from the coding sequence ATGGCGTTTTACCGTTCCGATCCAGCAATGAAAAGCCACCTAGAAAAGGTGTTGCATCGTTTTACTGCAGAAGGGCGACCAGGTTTAACAGATAGCATTGCAATCACTTGGATACGTTATGAGACTCAAATTCCAGTACCTGGGAGCGGTTTAGGCACAGGTTTTTCAGATCTACGTCCTCTTTATCCAGCAAGTGTAGTCAAATTATTTTATGCCGTAGCAATTGAAGCTTGGCTTAAAAAAGACCTCATCCTGGACAACGAAGAACTCCGAAGAGCAATGCAAGAAATGATTGCTCAATCGAGCAATGATGCAACCAGCCTAATCGTGGATCTTTTGACTGGAACAACTAGTGGTCCATCAATCAAATCACTAAAGCCAGAAAGATGGGAAAGTTGGGTAAAACAACGCAACCTAATTAATAACTGGTTAAATTCTCTAAATTGGCCTGAACTGGAAGCAGTGAATTGCTGCCAAAAGACCTGGAATGATGGCCCATTTGGTAGAGAAAAAGATTTTTATGGTGCAGGCAATAAAAATCGAAATCTCCTAACGACAGCTGGCACTGCTCGAATGCTTGAGGGAATAATGACCAACAATATGATTTCTGCTCAAGCTTCAAAGAGACTCAAAACAATTCTTTCAAGATCAATTGATTTATCTCAAAGAAAATCTGACCCAGAGAACCAAGTAGATGGTTTTCTGGGGGAGGGCTTGCCTATAGGAAGTCGTCTATGGAGCAAAGCAGGCTGGATGAGTCAAGCTCGCCACGATGCTGCATGGTGGTCCCCCCCACATGGCAAACCCATGATGCTCGTAGTCTTTTGCCAAGGGCGCGAAAGGGCAAAGGACTCCTTTCTATTGCCAGCGCTAGCTCATGAACTAAACAAGCTGCATTAA
- a CDS encoding C40 family peptidase produces the protein MKRLGSPIERHLIVCNSYWQLKVGVNGYENSTTHELATQVLPGRTFRVIEAPDLEEGKTPAVTRVRVNLMEDGYLCWLDLAALFGSAFQIDIWNPVLFSKAEIYRRLPAVLHWVESAAKAPNQYLWGGSIGPDFDCSGLVQTAFASQSIWLPRDAYQQEGFCTQIPVAANDFSLLRPCDLLFFGSKDHCDHVALYRGDGYYLHSSGREYGRNGIGCDGLHPKDNNPIANHYRARLRGVGRVERCHDGTTLS, from the coding sequence ATGAAGAGACTAGGCAGCCCTATCGAAAGGCATTTGATAGTTTGCAATTCCTACTGGCAACTTAAGGTAGGTGTGAACGGCTATGAAAATTCAACGACCCATGAGTTGGCTACTCAAGTTTTACCGGGTAGAACTTTTCGTGTGATTGAAGCCCCTGACTTGGAGGAAGGAAAAACTCCTGCAGTAACTAGGGTTAGGGTGAATTTGATGGAAGATGGATATTTATGTTGGCTAGATCTTGCTGCATTATTTGGATCAGCTTTTCAAATAGATATTTGGAATCCAGTTCTTTTTAGTAAAGCCGAAATTTATCGGCGTTTACCTGCTGTATTGCATTGGGTCGAATCGGCCGCTAAAGCACCGAATCAATATTTGTGGGGGGGCAGCATTGGCCCTGATTTCGACTGTTCAGGTCTTGTGCAAACTGCCTTTGCCAGCCAATCTATTTGGTTGCCTAGAGATGCCTATCAACAGGAAGGTTTCTGTACTCAGATTCCTGTTGCTGCTAATGACTTCAGCCTTTTGCGACCTTGCGACCTTCTTTTTTTTGGATCAAAAGATCATTGTGATCATGTTGCCCTTTATCGTGGTGATGGGTACTACTTGCATAGTTCCGGAAGGGAATATGGTCGCAACGGAATCGGATGTGATGGGTTGCATCCCAAAGACAATAATCCAATCGCAAATCATTATCGAGCCAGGCTTAGAGGTGTCGGAAGAGTCGAGCGTTGCCATGATGGGACAACACTGTCTTGA
- a CDS encoding glycosyltransferase family 2 protein codes for MTLPLDLSVVVPIFNEEESLGQLVEQLLLALRPSGESFEIVLVNDGSTDSTAKVMALISAEVPEVVGVLLRKNYGQTAAMAAGFDVAKGEIIVSLDGDLQNDPADIPVLTAKLREGYDLVSGWRFQRQDAVLRRKLPSRIANRLIGRVTGVRLHDYGCSLKAYRKEVLADMRLYGELHRFLPVLANIEGARITEVKVNHRARQHGISKYGIDRTFRVLMDLLTVWFMNRFLTRPMYVFGFAGLLAIAGSFLASAYLLVVKIMGEDIGNRPLLTLALVLGLAGVQLFCFGLLGELQIRTYHESQGRPIYRIRATLRGGRIS; via the coding sequence ATGACTTTGCCCTTAGATCTCTCAGTAGTTGTTCCTATCTTTAATGAGGAGGAAAGCCTTGGCCAATTGGTTGAGCAATTACTGCTTGCCTTAAGACCTTCTGGTGAAAGCTTTGAAATAGTTTTAGTTAATGATGGCTCTACAGATAGCACTGCAAAGGTTATGGCATTGATAAGTGCTGAAGTGCCAGAGGTGGTTGGTGTTTTGTTACGTAAGAATTATGGACAAACAGCTGCTATGGCAGCGGGTTTCGATGTGGCTAAGGGGGAAATAATAGTTAGCCTTGACGGTGATTTGCAAAATGATCCAGCAGATATTCCTGTTTTGACTGCAAAGTTAAGGGAAGGTTATGACCTTGTCAGCGGGTGGAGGTTTCAAAGGCAGGACGCTGTTCTACGTAGAAAGCTGCCATCGAGAATTGCTAATCGACTAATTGGGCGCGTTACTGGAGTTCGCTTACATGATTATGGCTGTTCGCTCAAAGCATATAGAAAGGAAGTACTTGCGGATATGCGCCTCTATGGCGAACTCCATCGTTTTTTACCAGTCTTGGCCAATATCGAGGGTGCCAGGATTACTGAGGTGAAGGTTAACCATCGTGCGCGACAACACGGTATTAGTAAATACGGTATTGATCGCACATTCCGAGTGCTGATGGATTTGCTGACAGTCTGGTTTATGAATAGGTTTTTAACTCGCCCAATGTATGTCTTTGGCTTTGCTGGATTACTTGCAATAGCAGGGAGTTTCTTGGCTAGTGCCTATTTGCTTGTTGTAAAGATTATGGGGGAGGACATAGGTAACAGACCCCTTTTAACTTTGGCTTTAGTTCTGGGCTTAGCTGGTGTTCAACTTTTCTGTTTTGGCTTGCTAGGGGAATTGCAGATTAGGACTTACCACGAGAGCCAGGGACGCCCGATTTATCGCATAAGAGCAACATTGCGAGGTGGACGTATTTCTTGA
- a CDS encoding HEAT repeat domain-containing protein, whose product MNEIFAGSAALLLSVLLWGLGRKNTPQVLKGSSSSQGTELQQVQTTLVRSNNDLKPRSTSGTTQSDGLLALPTNTRERLELQRQLTKAMAAGPEERLEAIQIAAYWGHSSVLKILRQGLRDSDSRVVTSSAVAISKYRGRTLAKNNQEIRPPRNVALMR is encoded by the coding sequence ATGAACGAGATTTTTGCAGGCTCTGCAGCTCTACTACTTTCAGTACTGCTTTGGGGTTTAGGAAGGAAAAACACTCCTCAGGTCCTTAAGGGAAGTTCCTCCTCCCAAGGAACTGAATTGCAGCAAGTTCAAACAACCCTAGTTAGATCCAACAATGATTTAAAGCCGCGAAGCACTAGCGGAACAACTCAATCAGATGGCCTTTTAGCTTTACCTACGAACACAAGAGAGCGACTGGAACTTCAACGGCAACTAACAAAAGCAATGGCTGCTGGTCCTGAGGAACGCTTAGAAGCAATCCAAATTGCTGCATATTGGGGACATTCCTCTGTTTTGAAAATTCTTCGACAAGGGCTTAGAGATTCAGATAGTCGAGTAGTTACATCCTCAGCTGTTGCCATCTCCAAATATCGAGGAAGAACACTTGCCAAAAATAATCAAGAAATACGTCCACCTCGCAATGTTGCTCTTATGCGATAA
- a CDS encoding photosystem I reaction center subunit VIII: MSTEFAAAWLPAVFVPLIGLVTPAVFIVLVGRHITATD; encoded by the coding sequence ATGTCTACAGAATTTGCTGCAGCCTGGCTGCCCGCCGTTTTTGTACCTCTCATCGGCCTTGTGACCCCCGCGGTCTTCATAGTGCTTGTAGGTAGGCATATCACTGCCACCGACTGA
- a CDS encoding photosystem I reaction center protein subunit XI, producing MTEFQDPFLKSGKPVKFPEKYVDNTVRPGDIGVADQWAVKPAADPCVGDLATPVNSGYFTKAWLNNLPFYRPGLSPNFRGLEIGAMFGYALYGPFAITGPFRSSDYALTAGLLSTIGAVHILTALLVLYNSPGKAPAVQPPDCTIDNPPADLFTKHGWADFTSGFWLGGCGGALFAWLLCGTLHLDALLRVPLSAWSVG from the coding sequence ATGACTGAATTTCAGGACCCATTCCTCAAATCTGGTAAGCCAGTTAAATTCCCAGAAAAGTACGTCGACAACACCGTCCGACCAGGTGACATCGGAGTGGCCGATCAGTGGGCTGTAAAGCCTGCTGCAGATCCTTGTGTTGGTGATTTGGCTACTCCTGTGAATAGTGGCTATTTCACTAAAGCTTGGCTTAACAACCTTCCTTTTTATCGGCCTGGGTTGTCACCAAACTTCCGCGGCCTAGAAATAGGTGCAATGTTTGGTTATGCCTTATATGGACCATTCGCAATAACAGGTCCATTCAGGAGTTCAGACTATGCATTGACAGCTGGTTTGTTGAGCACAATTGGTGCAGTCCACATCTTGACTGCTTTATTGGTTCTTTATAACTCTCCTGGCAAAGCACCGGCAGTTCAACCCCCTGATTGCACGATTGATAATCCGCCAGCAGATTTGTTTACCAAACATGGTTGGGCAGATTTCACCAGTGGTTTTTGGTTAGGTGGATGTGGGGGTGCACTCTTTGCATGGTTACTATGTGGAACCTTGCATCTTGATGCATTACTGAGAGTTCCACTCAGTGCTTGGAGTGTTGGTTGA
- the psaB gene encoding photosystem I core protein PsaB, producing MATKFPSFSQGLAQDPTTRRIWYGIATAHDFESHDGVTEEQLYQKIFATHFGHLAIIGLWVAGNLFHIAWQGNFEAWVADPTHVRPIAHAVWDPHLGEGLTTALTQAGASGPVNIAYSGLYHWWYTIGMRSNVELYQGAIFINIMVCWLLFAGWLHLQPKFRPSLAWFKNAEAQLNHHIAVLFGFSNIAWTGHLVHVAIPESRGQHVGWDNWLEVLPHPDGLAPFFTGNWGAYAQNPDSVDAVFGSTTGAGTAILTFLGGMHPGSGSLWLTDIAHHHLALGVVMIIGGHMYRNTFGIGHTLKEITEGHNTSHPNDPHKGYFGINHNGIYETVNNSLHFQLGLALACLGVACSLVAHHMGALPSYAYIAQDYTTQAALYTHHQYIAVLLMVGAFSHGAIFFVRDYDPELNKDNVLARVLGTKEALISHLSWVTMLLGFHTLGIYVHNDVCIAFGTPEKQILIEPIFAQMLMGFSGKVMYGFDTLLSSSNSAATLAAANIPGNHYWMDLVNAPDATTNFLPIGPADFMVHHGIALGVHTTALILIKGALDARGSKLIPDKKDFGYSFPCDGPGRGGTCDSSAWDATYMALFWAVNTIAWVQFYWHWKHLAIWSGNVAQFNESGTYLMGWFRDYLWLNSSQLINGYNPFGVNALSPWAFMFLWGHLVWATGFMFLISWRGYWQELIETLVWAHQRTPIANLIGWRDKPVALSIVQARLVGVTHFVVGTAVTFAAFVIASTAGKFG from the coding sequence ATGGCCACGAAATTTCCTTCGTTCAGCCAGGGTCTGGCACAGGACCCTACAACCCGCCGTATTTGGTATGGCATCGCCACGGCTCACGATTTCGAGAGTCATGACGGTGTCACCGAAGAGCAGCTTTATCAAAAGATTTTTGCTACTCATTTCGGACACCTTGCAATTATCGGCTTATGGGTTGCAGGAAACCTGTTCCACATCGCCTGGCAGGGCAACTTCGAGGCTTGGGTCGCCGACCCAACTCATGTTCGCCCAATCGCTCACGCAGTATGGGACCCCCACCTCGGTGAAGGCCTAACTACTGCATTAACTCAAGCTGGTGCATCTGGCCCAGTCAACATTGCTTATTCCGGTCTCTACCACTGGTGGTACACAATTGGAATGAGATCCAATGTTGAGCTCTATCAGGGCGCCATTTTCATCAACATCATGGTGTGCTGGCTGCTATTTGCAGGCTGGTTACATCTTCAGCCCAAGTTCCGTCCATCTTTGGCATGGTTCAAAAACGCTGAAGCGCAGCTAAACCACCACATCGCTGTCTTATTCGGATTTAGCAACATCGCATGGACTGGACACCTTGTTCATGTGGCAATCCCTGAATCACGTGGTCAGCATGTCGGATGGGACAACTGGCTTGAAGTTCTTCCTCATCCAGATGGTCTAGCTCCTTTCTTTACTGGAAACTGGGGCGCATACGCACAGAATCCAGATTCTGTGGATGCCGTATTTGGTAGTACTACTGGAGCAGGTACAGCAATCCTGACTTTCCTTGGTGGCATGCACCCTGGAAGCGGTTCACTTTGGCTAACCGATATAGCTCATCACCATCTAGCTCTAGGTGTAGTGATGATTATTGGTGGTCATATGTACCGAAACACCTTTGGCATAGGTCACACCCTTAAGGAGATCACCGAAGGCCATAACACCAGTCACCCAAATGATCCTCATAAGGGTTACTTCGGTATTAACCACAACGGTATCTACGAAACTGTCAACAACTCATTGCACTTCCAACTTGGACTTGCTCTGGCTTGTTTAGGTGTTGCTTGTAGCCTTGTCGCTCACCACATGGGTGCGCTTCCTTCCTACGCATACATTGCTCAGGACTACACAACTCAGGCAGCTCTTTATACACACCATCAGTACATTGCAGTTTTATTGATGGTTGGAGCCTTCTCTCACGGAGCAATTTTCTTCGTCAGAGATTATGACCCAGAACTAAACAAAGACAATGTTCTTGCAAGAGTTCTAGGAACTAAAGAAGCACTAATTAGCCATCTAAGTTGGGTAACTATGCTTCTTGGCTTCCACACTCTGGGCATATATGTACACAACGATGTATGTATTGCTTTTGGTACTCCTGAAAAGCAAATCCTAATTGAGCCAATTTTTGCTCAAATGCTTATGGGATTCAGTGGAAAAGTCATGTATGGCTTTGACACACTGCTTTCAAGTAGTAATAGCGCTGCCACCCTTGCAGCAGCAAACATACCTGGCAATCACTATTGGATGGATTTGGTTAATGCGCCAGATGCAACAACCAACTTCCTACCTATAGGCCCCGCTGACTTCATGGTTCACCATGGCATTGCACTCGGCGTCCATACAACGGCATTAATCCTTATCAAAGGTGCACTTGATGCCAGGGGTTCAAAGTTAATCCCAGACAAAAAAGACTTCGGCTATTCCTTCCCTTGTGATGGACCTGGTCGAGGCGGCACATGTGATAGCTCCGCTTGGGATGCAACCTACATGGCATTGTTCTGGGCAGTTAACACAATTGCTTGGGTTCAGTTCTACTGGCATTGGAAACATCTAGCCATCTGGTCTGGAAATGTTGCCCAATTCAATGAATCTGGGACCTATTTAATGGGTTGGTTTAGAGATTATTTGTGGCTCAATAGTTCACAGTTAATCAATGGCTACAACCCATTTGGCGTTAACGCTTTATCTCCTTGGGCATTTATGTTCCTATGGGGACACCTGGTTTGGGCAACAGGATTCATGTTCCTGATTTCCTGGAGAGGTTACTGGCAAGAACTCATCGAAACACTCGTTTGGGCTCATCAACGTACTCCAATTGCCAACTTGATTGGATGGAGAGACAAGCCAGTAGCTTTATCAATTGTTCAAGCTCGACTTGTAGGAGTAACTCACTTTGTTGTGGGTACGGCGGTCACATTTGCTGCATTCGTAATTGCATCCACCGCTGGTAAATTCGGATAA
- the psaA gene encoding photosystem I core protein PsaA gives MTISPPERGTKAIYDQPVDRDPVPADIEKAGQPGFWSRSLAKGPKTTTWIWNLHADAHDFETHIGDVEETSRKIFSAHFGHLAVVFIWMSGAFFHGARFSNYSGWLADPTHVKPGAQVVWPIVGQEILNADLGGNFQGLQITSGIFQMWRAWGITSETELMALAIGALVMAALVLHGGIYHYHKAAPKLEWFQKIESMLQHHQIGLIGLGSIGWGGHLIHVANPTNAMLDAIDAGNPLVLNGQTIASVADIPLPHELYNANLVGQIFPGLASGVGNFFSLNWWAFSDFLTNNGGLNPVTGSLWATDIAHHHLAWGVFAIFGGHMWRNTMGVGHSMKEIMANAKGDPILFPAPNGHDGIFEFLSNSWHAQLSINLACVGSASIIIAHHMYALPPYPYLSIDHATVLGLFTHHMWIGGLMICGAAAHGGIAMVRDYDPAVHIDNVLDRILKARDALISHLNWVCMFLGFHSFGLYIHNDVMRGLGRPQDMFSDSAIQLQPFLAQWVQNIWHSSVGTAAAVGAGNLPGGVSEAFDIPLGTADLMIHHVHAFTIHVTVLILLKGVLYARSSRLIPDKAQLGFRFPCDGPGRGGTCQVSSWDHVFLGLFWMYNSISVIIFYFSWKMQSDVWGLTGGNFAQSSITINGWLRDYLWAQSSQVLTGYGTSISSYSLLFLGGHFIWAFSLMFLFTGRGYWQELFESIIWAHNKLRIAPTIQPRALSITQGRAVGVTHFLLGGIVTTWTFFHARLLGLG, from the coding sequence ATGACCATTAGCCCACCAGAGCGTGGGACGAAGGCTATTTACGACCAGCCTGTCGACAGGGACCCCGTCCCAGCCGACATTGAAAAAGCCGGACAGCCCGGTTTCTGGTCTAGAAGCCTCGCCAAAGGTCCCAAAACCACAACCTGGATTTGGAACCTCCACGCAGACGCTCACGATTTTGAAACCCACATCGGTGATGTGGAAGAAACGAGCCGAAAAATCTTTTCGGCCCACTTCGGCCACTTGGCTGTTGTGTTTATTTGGATGAGTGGTGCCTTCTTCCACGGTGCCCGCTTTTCCAACTACTCAGGTTGGCTAGCCGACCCCACGCACGTGAAACCAGGTGCGCAGGTGGTTTGGCCAATAGTCGGCCAAGAAATCCTTAATGCTGATTTAGGGGGCAATTTCCAAGGCCTTCAGATCACCTCAGGAATTTTCCAAATGTGGAGAGCCTGGGGTATTACAAGTGAAACTGAACTAATGGCTCTAGCCATTGGTGCACTTGTAATGGCAGCCTTAGTGCTCCATGGAGGGATCTACCACTACCACAAAGCAGCTCCAAAGCTGGAGTGGTTCCAAAAGATCGAGTCGATGCTCCAGCACCATCAGATTGGTCTGATTGGTCTTGGTTCTATTGGCTGGGGAGGTCACTTAATACATGTGGCCAATCCCACTAACGCAATGCTTGATGCCATTGATGCAGGCAATCCGCTTGTACTAAATGGTCAAACAATTGCAAGCGTTGCAGACATCCCACTCCCCCATGAGCTCTATAACGCAAACCTCGTGGGCCAGATCTTCCCTGGTCTTGCATCTGGAGTAGGAAACTTCTTCAGTCTTAATTGGTGGGCCTTCAGCGATTTCCTCACCAACAATGGAGGGTTAAATCCAGTTACTGGAAGCCTTTGGGCAACTGACATTGCTCATCACCATTTGGCCTGGGGTGTTTTCGCTATCTTCGGCGGACACATGTGGCGCAACACTATGGGTGTAGGCCACAGCATGAAGGAAATCATGGCGAACGCCAAAGGCGATCCCATTCTTTTCCCAGCACCCAATGGCCACGACGGAATCTTTGAGTTCCTCAGCAATAGCTGGCATGCTCAGCTGAGCATCAACCTTGCTTGTGTTGGCTCAGCAAGCATCATCATTGCGCATCATATGTATGCGCTACCTCCATATCCATACCTGTCAATAGACCATGCAACTGTGCTTGGACTATTTACTCACCATATGTGGATTGGTGGTCTGATGATCTGTGGAGCTGCTGCACACGGTGGTATAGCAATGGTGCGGGATTACGACCCAGCAGTTCATATTGACAACGTGCTTGACAGAATTCTCAAAGCACGTGATGCGTTGATTAGTCACCTCAACTGGGTTTGCATGTTCCTTGGCTTCCATAGCTTTGGCCTGTACATCCATAACGATGTGATGCGTGGCCTGGGACGCCCTCAGGACATGTTTAGTGACAGCGCTATTCAGCTTCAGCCATTCTTAGCTCAATGGGTTCAGAACATTTGGCATTCATCAGTCGGCACCGCCGCTGCTGTTGGAGCTGGAAACCTTCCTGGCGGCGTAAGTGAAGCTTTCGACATTCCTTTAGGGACTGCCGACTTAATGATTCACCACGTCCATGCATTCACGATTCACGTGACTGTCCTCATCCTCCTTAAAGGGGTGCTGTATGCCAGAAGCTCTCGTCTGATTCCAGACAAAGCTCAACTAGGTTTCCGCTTCCCATGTGATGGACCAGGTAGAGGTGGTACATGTCAGGTTTCTTCTTGGGACCATGTGTTCCTAGGCCTTTTCTGGATGTACAACTCCATATCAGTAATCATCTTCTACTTCTCCTGGAAGATGCAAAGCGACGTATGGGGACTAACTGGAGGCAACTTCGCTCAAAGTTCAATCACAATCAATGGTTGGTTGCGTGACTACTTATGGGCTCAGTCTTCACAGGTACTAACTGGCTATGGCACTTCGATAAGTTCTTATAGCTTGTTGTTCCTTGGTGGACATTTCATCTGGGCTTTCAGCCTGATGTTCCTATTCACCGGCCGTGGTTACTGGCAAGAGTTGTTTGAGTCAATCATTTGGGCTCATAACAAGCTAAGGATTGCTCCAACAATCCAGCCACGTGCCCTATCAATTACACAAGGTCGTGCAGTGGGTGTTACTCACTTCCTTCTTGGAGGTATTGTCACCACCTGGACCTTCTTCCATGCCCGCCTTCTTGGGCTCGGCTGA
- the cobJ gene encoding precorrin-3B C(17)-methyltransferase, which produces MALGLSASSWPLLQRLRDRSFVYSLALTARAALAVKNLPEDVFVGSASEIIEKHWVKGGTIFVVGAIGAVTRLIAPLLKNKVDDPAVIVLDAFPLNIVPLVGGHQAGAEDLAHQVAAAFGAKAVITGDSYFHRRLALDSFGEAWGWLPGGSSEAWQDLMLRQASFEKVCLEQSSGTKLWQSTQGFFNSFISANEERSLTGGNLHIGPCSVRQCGWHPATLWLGIGCERATSFELLEEVVTQTLQEEGFAPEAVAGIATIDLKSDEPALITLSKEKAWPTRFFNAVALSKVPVPNPSVAVQKEVGTPSVAEAAAILAAQNSNGLRVQKQIYRARAGQQGAVTIAIAESEAPFAPRRGELHLVGSGPGDLSMLTQDARFALARSVVWVGYTPYLDLLEPLRGFHQARVEGKLTHEKDRCKQALDLAMQGVRVALISSGDSGIYGMAGLALEFWMRLPIEARPLFQVHPGVSAFQMAAARSGAPLMQDFCAISLSDYLTPWKTIESRLHAAAQGDFVVALYNPRSIDREWQLKKAIEVFLEYRATNTPVLYSRQLARPNEYVKLFTLATLPIEEVDMLTLVLVGNSASSSKDGIFLTPRGYS; this is translated from the coding sequence TTGGCTCTTGGCCTTTCAGCGAGTTCATGGCCTTTGCTGCAAAGACTAAGGGATAGGTCTTTTGTTTATAGCTTGGCACTAACAGCTAGGGCAGCTTTGGCGGTTAAAAATTTGCCCGAGGATGTATTTGTAGGGTCCGCAAGTGAAATTATTGAGAAACATTGGGTTAAAGGAGGAACAATTTTTGTTGTTGGAGCTATTGGCGCAGTTACACGATTAATAGCTCCTTTGCTAAAGAACAAAGTAGATGATCCAGCTGTGATTGTTCTTGATGCTTTCCCTTTGAATATTGTCCCACTAGTTGGTGGTCATCAGGCTGGGGCTGAAGATTTAGCACATCAGGTGGCTGCTGCGTTTGGCGCTAAAGCTGTGATAACTGGAGATTCGTATTTTCATAGAAGATTGGCCTTAGATAGTTTTGGAGAAGCGTGGGGATGGTTGCCGGGAGGTAGCTCAGAAGCTTGGCAAGATTTAATGCTGAGACAAGCGTCTTTTGAAAAAGTTTGTCTAGAACAAAGCTCAGGTACGAAATTGTGGCAATCCACTCAAGGCTTTTTTAATTCTTTTATCTCAGCGAATGAAGAGAGATCATTGACTGGCGGAAACCTACACATTGGCCCTTGTTCAGTCAGACAATGTGGATGGCATCCTGCAACCTTATGGCTTGGGATTGGTTGTGAGCGCGCTACTAGTTTTGAATTGTTGGAGGAAGTGGTTACTCAAACTTTGCAGGAAGAAGGCTTTGCTCCAGAAGCTGTTGCAGGTATCGCAACTATTGATTTGAAATCAGATGAGCCAGCTCTAATCACTTTGTCAAAAGAGAAAGCTTGGCCAACAAGATTTTTTAATGCAGTTGCTCTTTCTAAAGTTCCAGTTCCAAACCCTTCAGTTGCAGTTCAAAAGGAAGTGGGTACTCCTTCTGTTGCAGAAGCTGCCGCAATTCTTGCGGCTCAAAACAGCAATGGTTTAAGAGTTCAGAAACAGATATATCGCGCTAGAGCTGGTCAACAAGGTGCAGTCACTATTGCTATAGCTGAATCAGAAGCACCCTTTGCCCCAAGAAGAGGTGAGTTGCATTTGGTTGGTAGTGGTCCTGGCGATTTGTCCATGCTTACTCAAGATGCTCGTTTTGCGCTTGCCAGGTCAGTCGTTTGGGTCGGATATACCCCTTATTTGGATTTATTGGAACCATTACGAGGGTTTCATCAAGCCCGTGTAGAAGGGAAATTAACCCATGAAAAAGATCGTTGCAAACAAGCACTTGACTTGGCTATGCAGGGAGTTCGAGTCGCATTGATTTCTTCGGGCGATAGTGGAATTTATGGAATGGCTGGCTTGGCCCTTGAGTTTTGGATGAGATTGCCTATAGAGGCTAGGCCATTATTTCAAGTACATCCCGGTGTCTCTGCATTCCAAATGGCGGCTGCCCGATCAGGAGCTCCTCTCATGCAGGACTTTTGTGCTATTAGTCTTAGTGATTATTTGACTCCATGGAAGACAATTGAGTCTCGCTTGCATGCTGCAGCACAAGGAGATTTTGTGGTTGCGCTATACAACCCAAGGTCTATAGATCGTGAGTGGCAATTAAAGAAAGCCATAGAAGTTTTTTTAGAATATAGAGCTACGAATACACCAGTTTTATATAGTCGACAACTTGCACGTCCAAACGAATATGTAAAGCTATTTACCCTTGCAACATTGCCTATTGAGGAAGTTGATATGTTGACTTTGGTCCTTGTAGGAAATAGTGCCAGTTCTTCTAAGGATGGGATTTTTCTGACCCCTCGGGGGTATTCCTAA